Genomic segment of Zingiber officinale cultivar Zhangliang chromosome 11B, Zo_v1.1, whole genome shotgun sequence:
GATAACGTCAATGGAGTCGCCATCTTCTCCCCTCCCGTCTCGAAGCTGCGAGATTCGTCGCGACGATGTATTCGGCCGCTGCGTTCTCTTCTCCCCTGCCCGCGCGCGCCGACCCTCCGACTTCAAATCCCGCCCGCCTCCTCCTCCCTCCCTCCCTAACCCTAAGCCCTCCTGCGCTTTCTGCGCCGGCCACGAGAGCAAGTGCGCGCCGCAGATATTTCGCCTTCCCCCAGGCTCTTTATCTGACTGGAAGATCCGGGTCATCGAGAACCTCTACCCCGATCTCAGCCGCGACGCCGAGCCCTCGCCGGTC
This window contains:
- the LOC122034870 gene encoding ADP-glucose phosphorylase-like produces the protein MESPSSPLPSRSCEIRRDDVFGRCVLFSPARARRPSDFKSRPPPPPSLPNPKPSCAFCAGHESKCAPQIFRLPPGSLSDWKIRVIENLYPDLSRDAEPSPVPADIPDAVALGKYALTGFGCHDVLIETPDHSVHLHDLSPEEIGQVLALAIKQRILHLACLESIK